From one Henriciella marina DSM 19595 genomic stretch:
- a CDS encoding helix-turn-helix transcriptional regulator, which yields MDNIIRTLRVEQGWSQAALAEHLDVSRQSVNAIETGKYDPSLPLAFAIARLFGRSIEEVFQDPAAPASKVAK from the coding sequence ATGGACAATATCATTCGCACACTACGCGTCGAGCAGGGATGGAGTCAGGCCGCCCTTGCCGAGCATCTGGATGTTTCCCGCCAGTCGGTAAACGCGATCGAAACCGGCAAATATGATCCGTCCCTGCCGCTCGCCTTTGCGATCGCGCGCCTGTTCGGCAGGTCGATCGAGGAGGTCTTTCAGGACCCCGCCGCGCCGGCTTCGAAAGTTGCGAAGTAG
- a CDS encoding radical SAM protein — MAHTTLLEQKFRDPFVTAKGETRGSVDWRGLKTLWLNTGTLCNIECRNCYIKSSPKNDDLVYLTLEDVTPFLDEIDALGEGAKEIGITGGEPFMCPDILKIMEAVLARGHSLLVLTNAMRPMMRARIREGLLALNAQYGDRIVMRVSMDHHSRPLHDAERGQGSFDIACEGMTWLAESGFSAAIAGRQDLAESEAAARHGYGELIARLGLNIDPADPKTLVLFPEMLEGDSPPEITTACWGILDVDPADMMCASQRMLVRRKGAGRATVTACTLLAYAPEFELGDTLAAATEDPVQLNHPWCATFCVLGGASCSA, encoded by the coding sequence ATGGCGCATACGACTTTGTTAGAACAGAAATTTCGCGATCCATTCGTGACAGCGAAGGGCGAAACCCGCGGGTCGGTGGACTGGCGGGGCTTGAAGACGCTCTGGCTGAACACCGGCACGCTCTGCAATATCGAATGCCGTAACTGCTATATCAAAAGCTCGCCGAAGAATGACGATCTCGTCTATCTGACGCTTGAGGATGTGACGCCCTTTCTCGATGAGATCGATGCGCTGGGTGAGGGCGCCAAGGAAATAGGGATTACGGGCGGTGAACCCTTTATGTGCCCTGATATCCTGAAAATCATGGAGGCTGTGCTGGCGCGCGGGCATTCGCTGCTGGTGCTGACCAATGCGATGCGCCCGATGATGCGGGCGCGCATTCGCGAAGGGCTGCTAGCCTTGAATGCGCAGTATGGTGACCGGATCGTGATGCGCGTCTCGATGGACCACCATTCCCGGCCCCTGCATGATGCCGAACGCGGGCAGGGAAGTTTCGACATCGCCTGCGAGGGAATGACCTGGCTCGCAGAGAGCGGGTTTTCGGCGGCCATTGCTGGACGCCAGGATCTTGCGGAAAGCGAAGCCGCAGCCCGGCACGGCTATGGAGAGCTCATCGCCCGGCTTGGCCTCAACATCGACCCGGCAGACCCCAAGACGCTGGTCCTCTTTCCTGAAATGCTCGAAGGCGACAGCCCACCTGAGATCACGACCGCTTGCTGGGGCATTCTGGACGTCGACCCGGCAGACATGATGTGCGCCAGCCAGCGTATGCTTGTGCGCCGCAAGGGTGCGGGCCGGGCCACAGTGACGGCGTGCACCTTGCTGGCCTATGCTCCCGAGTTTGAGCTGGGCGATACGCTGGCAGCAGCGACCGAAGACCCGGTTCAACTCAACCACCCCTGGTGCGCGACATTCTGCGTCTTAGGTGGGGCGAGCTGCTCGGCCTAG
- the thpD gene encoding ectoine hydroxylase, giving the protein MQQLQKDRYTTRLNKKPEQIDRRERVIHAKRGSSPPISPSLIQDFERDGFVVLEDVFSPKEVARMRGTANEMRDYPASLSDETVISERDSGAVRSVFAIHRQTSDFDVVARDPRLADVARYILGDEVYIHQSRLNYKPAFKGKEFYWHSDFETWHAEDGMPNMRALSMSVMLTDNHPQAGPVMFVPGSHETFISCVGETPDDNYKSSLKRQETGIPDADSIAQLVDEGGIVAPAPKAGSVVIFDCNTLHASNGNITPFERMNAFFVFNAWSNRLEKPFAAKSPRPEHIAHRRVESPLAPLSRVTGKVGRSSS; this is encoded by the coding sequence ATGCAACAGCTGCAAAAGGACAGATACACCACCCGGCTCAACAAAAAGCCTGAACAGATTGACCGCCGGGAAAGAGTCATTCACGCAAAAAGAGGATCGAGCCCGCCGATTAGCCCATCTCTGATACAAGATTTCGAGCGCGACGGCTTTGTCGTCCTCGAAGACGTCTTTTCACCAAAGGAAGTCGCCCGGATGCGGGGCACTGCGAATGAGATGCGCGACTATCCAGCCAGCCTGTCTGACGAGACAGTGATCTCAGAGCGGGACAGCGGCGCAGTGCGTTCGGTTTTCGCCATTCACCGCCAGACCAGTGACTTCGACGTGGTTGCGCGTGACCCCCGGCTCGCGGACGTTGCGCGCTACATCCTCGGTGATGAAGTCTACATTCACCAGTCGCGCCTCAACTATAAGCCAGCCTTCAAGGGCAAAGAGTTCTACTGGCATTCCGATTTCGAGACCTGGCACGCTGAAGACGGCATGCCGAACATGCGTGCGCTTTCCATGTCCGTCATGCTGACGGATAACCACCCGCAGGCTGGACCCGTCATGTTTGTGCCCGGCAGCCATGAGACCTTCATCTCCTGCGTGGGTGAGACGCCTGATGACAACTACAAGTCTTCGCTGAAACGTCAGGAGACCGGTATCCCCGATGCTGACTCCATCGCGCAGCTGGTAGATGAAGGCGGCATTGTTGCCCCGGCGCCAAAGGCAGGGTCAGTCGTGATTTTTGACTGCAACACGCTGCACGCCTCCAACGGCAACATTACCCCGTTCGAGCGGATGAATGCCTTCTTCGTGTTCAATGCGTGGTCCAACCGCCTTGAAAAGCCGTTCGCGGCCAAGTCTCCGCGGCCGGAGCATATTGCCCACCGCCGGGTTGAAAGCCCGCTTGCGCCGCTCTCCCGGGTTACTGGCAAGGTTGGCAGGAGCTCAAGCTAA
- a CDS encoding MFS transporter, with protein MALAPSLQVFRHRAYLHFWLMRVSIAAARQMEAITIGYQVYDLARRPVETGGLGWSIENSAFLLGLVGLAQFVPVLLLSLVGGQAADRLNRKMILIVSNTVRVLLSFGLLASVFLPASNALPIIFGVAMLLGCVNAFTPAAASSLFPRLVPRKELPNAIAWNSLGFQTAVIIGPAIGGLIYGFFGAATVYTVAIVLVSFAILAIATAKTPPHEKVLNVRGWSMVFEGLGYIKRNKIVLGAISLDLVVVFFGGAKALLPVFARDILHVGQEGLGILAASPAIGAATVAFILATRPLARNVGPWMMWAVGIYGAATLVFGLSPFFFLSMAALIVTGAADEISVYVRASLIQLATPDEMKGRVSSVSFIFISASNELGEFESGVAARLLGPVGAVVFGGGMAIATALLWTRLFPDLARADRFAGIEEQAVKETAASKS; from the coding sequence ATGGCGCTCGCACCCTCCCTCCAGGTCTTCCGGCACCGCGCATATCTGCATTTCTGGCTGATGCGCGTCTCCATCGCGGCTGCGCGCCAGATGGAAGCCATCACGATCGGCTATCAGGTCTATGACCTTGCCCGCAGACCTGTCGAGACAGGCGGTCTCGGCTGGAGCATAGAGAACTCGGCCTTCCTTCTCGGGCTGGTCGGTCTTGCCCAGTTTGTGCCCGTTCTGCTCCTGTCCCTCGTCGGCGGACAGGCGGCAGACCGACTCAACAGGAAGATGATCCTCATCGTATCAAACACGGTGCGGGTCCTTTTATCCTTCGGGCTGCTGGCCTCGGTCTTTCTGCCCGCGTCGAACGCGCTGCCGATCATCTTTGGCGTTGCGATGCTGCTTGGCTGTGTGAATGCCTTCACGCCTGCGGCGGCCAGCTCGCTCTTCCCGCGCCTGGTGCCGCGCAAGGAATTGCCAAACGCCATTGCGTGGAATTCGCTTGGCTTCCAGACCGCCGTCATCATCGGCCCGGCCATTGGCGGCCTCATCTATGGCTTCTTTGGTGCGGCTACCGTCTACACTGTGGCGATCGTTCTGGTGAGTTTTGCCATTCTCGCCATCGCGACGGCGAAGACGCCCCCGCATGAGAAGGTTCTCAATGTGCGTGGCTGGTCGATGGTGTTCGAAGGGCTTGGTTATATCAAGCGCAACAAGATCGTCCTGGGCGCGATCTCGCTTGACCTTGTTGTGGTCTTTTTCGGGGGAGCAAAGGCGCTCCTGCCTGTTTTCGCCCGCGATATCCTGCATGTCGGGCAGGAAGGCCTTGGCATCCTCGCAGCCTCCCCGGCCATCGGCGCAGCCACCGTGGCTTTCATCCTCGCCACACGCCCGCTGGCAAGGAATGTCGGCCCATGGATGATGTGGGCCGTCGGCATCTATGGCGCAGCGACACTGGTTTTTGGGCTCTCGCCCTTCTTTTTCCTGTCGATGGCAGCCCTGATCGTCACCGGCGCAGCTGATGAGATTTCGGTCTATGTGCGGGCCTCGCTAATACAGCTTGCGACGCCGGATGAGATGAAGGGCCGGGTCTCCTCGGTGTCCTTCATCTTCATCTCGGCCTCCAACGAACTTGGCGAATTTGAAAGTGGGGTCGCCGCCCGCCTGCTCGGGCCGGTCGGCGCTGTTGTCTTTGGCGGCGGCATGGCGATCGCCACAGCCCTTCTCTGGACACGGCTGTTCCCGGACCTCGCGCGCGCAGACCGTTTCGCGGGCATTGAAGAGCAAGCCGTCAAAGAGACCGCCGCCAGCAAAAGCTGA
- a CDS encoding GNAT family N-acetyltransferase: MPTKADYLNFSELTDDDRRTWLALQAADPCLASPYFSPSYASAADAARPGVKVLRFREGVRPVAYWPFRPGPFGTARPVGGPMDDLHGIIAAPDTVLDLGQRDVSRHIGGYAFEATPANQYRHGLGGLRGDGNQVMDLSAGYDAWLEDRQADSSNFRREYRKVDALLAAPGTEVRHDVRDIAAFERLLELKQTAYEQSGHFKLFSLEWPRQLLESLMEANAADARGVMSTLHIDGELAAMAFNMRSETVLHYWFPAYEDKFSKQKPGLALLFSLAEWAASEGLGELHLGLGDTRYKRQMASWMMPVRGGALALGAPQKIATSASALSARLEGNHRFLDVPAKFARKYHRVMLAGTLRA, translated from the coding sequence ATGCCGACAAAAGCAGACTATCTAAATTTCTCCGAGCTGACCGATGATGATCGGCGCACATGGCTGGCATTGCAGGCGGCTGATCCCTGTCTGGCGAGCCCCTATTTCTCCCCCTCTTACGCCAGCGCCGCCGACGCGGCCCGGCCTGGCGTTAAAGTCCTGAGATTTCGCGAGGGCGTTCGACCTGTCGCCTACTGGCCCTTTCGGCCTGGTCCGTTTGGCACGGCACGTCCTGTTGGGGGACCGATGGATGACCTGCATGGCATCATTGCAGCGCCCGATACCGTCCTTGATCTTGGGCAGCGCGATGTCAGCCGGCACATTGGCGGATACGCCTTTGAGGCCACGCCCGCCAACCAGTACCGCCATGGCCTTGGCGGGCTCAGGGGCGACGGCAATCAGGTCATGGACCTCTCGGCCGGATATGACGCCTGGCTTGAAGACCGGCAGGCGGATTCGTCCAACTTCCGTAGGGAATACAGAAAGGTCGACGCGCTGCTGGCTGCGCCAGGGACGGAGGTCCGCCATGATGTACGCGACATCGCCGCATTCGAGCGGCTTCTGGAGCTGAAGCAGACGGCATATGAACAATCCGGTCACTTCAAACTGTTTTCGCTGGAATGGCCCCGCCAGTTGCTCGAAAGCCTGATGGAGGCGAACGCCGCCGACGCACGCGGCGTCATGTCCACGCTGCACATTGATGGGGAGCTGGCGGCCATGGCTTTCAACATGCGGTCAGAGACGGTCCTGCACTACTGGTTTCCGGCCTATGAGGACAAATTTTCCAAGCAGAAACCGGGACTTGCCCTTCTGTTCAGCCTGGCCGAATGGGCCGCAAGTGAAGGCCTTGGCGAGCTTCATCTCGGGCTCGGCGATACCCGCTACAAGCGCCAGATGGCGAGCTGGATGATGCCGGTTCGCGGCGGTGCCCTGGCACTCGGTGCGCCTCAGAAAATTGCGACGTCTGCGTCGGCGCTCTCGGCCAGACTGGAGGGCAATCACCGCTTTCTGGATGTGCCAGCAAAGTTCGCCCGCAAGTATCACCGGGTCATGCTGGCCGGGACCTTGCGGGCGTAA
- a CDS encoding 2'-deoxycytidine 5'-triphosphate deaminase domain-containing protein, with translation MVQARQGVLPDGDLKALLDAGAIAYERALDDDQIQPASLDLRLGSVAYRIRASFLPGDRRRVSDVLEEPGLALHEIPLTEAGAVLETGCVYLVPLLESVRLPDEISGRANPKSSTGRIDVFTRLVTDRASAFDDISAGYEGPLWLEISPRTYSILARPGDRLAQLRLRRGKPQNVSDLIVSIDMEAGDGKPVGWRAKHHAGLIDLRAIGGHEVADFWEPLFPHKGRLVLNPEDFYILASRESVSVAPGQAAEMAPVAPELGEFRAHYAGFFDPGFGTNAGGSRAVLEVRSRDVPFILEHGQPVAKLVYEDMAADPQAVYGGKSSNYQGQKLKLSKHFA, from the coding sequence ATGGTTCAGGCAAGACAGGGCGTCCTGCCCGATGGTGATCTGAAAGCGCTGCTCGATGCAGGGGCAATTGCCTACGAGCGGGCGCTGGACGACGACCAGATCCAGCCCGCCAGCCTCGATCTCCGGCTAGGGTCCGTTGCCTACCGTATCCGGGCGAGCTTCCTGCCCGGCGACCGCCGCCGGGTCTCGGACGTTCTCGAAGAACCCGGCCTGGCGTTGCACGAAATTCCGCTGACAGAAGCGGGCGCGGTGCTTGAAACGGGCTGCGTCTATCTTGTTCCGCTACTTGAGTCAGTGCGCCTGCCCGATGAGATATCGGGCCGGGCGAACCCGAAAAGCTCAACCGGGCGGATCGATGTCTTCACTCGGCTGGTCACAGACCGCGCAAGTGCTTTCGATGACATATCAGCCGGATATGAGGGCCCGCTCTGGCTGGAGATCAGCCCGCGCACCTATTCCATCCTTGCTCGGCCCGGTGACCGTCTCGCCCAGCTACGCCTCCGGCGCGGCAAGCCGCAGAATGTCAGTGACCTCATCGTCTCCATCGACATGGAAGCCGGCGATGGCAAGCCGGTCGGCTGGCGGGCAAAACACCATGCAGGTCTGATTGATCTGCGCGCGATTGGCGGTCATGAGGTCGCCGACTTCTGGGAACCGCTCTTCCCGCACAAGGGCAGGCTCGTCCTCAACCCGGAAGATTTCTACATCCTCGCCTCGCGTGAGAGCGTCAGCGTCGCGCCGGGACAGGCGGCGGAGATGGCCCCTGTCGCCCCGGAACTCGGTGAATTCCGCGCCCATTATGCCGGCTTCTTCGATCCCGGTTTTGGCACCAATGCAGGCGGCTCGCGCGCTGTGCTCGAGGTCCGCTCCCGCGATGTCCCGTTCATTCTCGAACATGGCCAGCCCGTGGCTAAGCTTGTCTATGAGGACATGGCGGCCGACCCGCAGGCCGTTTATGGCGGCAAGTCGAGTAATTATCAGGGCCAGAAGCTCAAACTCTCGAAGCATTTCGCCTGA
- a CDS encoding MBOAT family O-acyltransferase, whose product MVFSSIEFLFYFLPISLLAYFLLRLSKKLHPLSTISLLISSLVFYTWGGGSLVFLLLFVICANYIIGLLINKIQKNGKKGALPLTIGIIINISALGYFKYFNFAVDNFNSILGWMGVPASFESNVILPIGISFYIFQAISYLIDLYRGEVRVFRDPLKVALYISMFPQLIAGPIVRARTVEKEIRSRRVSADDFGYGAALFSHGLFKKVVIADSVAPLADATFAMSPQDLTLPTAWIGILAYTVQIYFDFSGYSDMAIGLGRMFGFHFPVNFFRPYSAVSVTDFWRRWHISLSSWFRDYLYIPLGGSRGSTFSTYRNLIIVFLITGIWHGAAWTFLFWGPTMGPFS is encoded by the coding sequence TTGGTCTTTTCATCTATTGAATTCCTATTCTACTTCCTACCCATTTCGCTTCTTGCATATTTTTTACTCCGGCTTTCCAAGAAGCTTCATCCGCTCTCCACTATCAGCCTTCTGATTTCGAGCCTCGTTTTCTACACTTGGGGCGGCGGATCACTTGTATTTCTTCTACTGTTCGTAATCTGCGCAAACTATATTATTGGGCTGCTTATAAATAAAATACAGAAAAATGGAAAGAAAGGCGCACTCCCATTAACTATTGGCATAATCATAAATATTTCCGCACTAGGATACTTCAAGTACTTCAATTTTGCCGTCGATAACTTCAACTCCATCCTTGGATGGATGGGTGTACCGGCGAGTTTTGAAAGTAATGTCATCCTTCCGATCGGCATATCGTTCTACATCTTTCAAGCCATAAGCTACCTGATCGACCTGTACCGCGGAGAGGTGAGGGTCTTTCGCGACCCGCTAAAAGTCGCCTTGTATATCTCCATGTTCCCGCAGTTGATTGCCGGACCGATTGTGCGTGCCCGAACTGTCGAAAAGGAAATCCGGAGCCGCCGGGTTTCCGCCGACGATTTCGGCTATGGCGCTGCGCTGTTTTCACATGGACTGTTCAAGAAAGTCGTCATTGCGGACAGTGTCGCGCCGCTTGCGGATGCCACATTTGCAATGTCGCCACAGGACCTGACCCTACCGACCGCATGGATCGGCATTCTGGCATACACAGTACAGATCTATTTCGATTTTTCGGGTTATTCTGATATGGCGATTGGTCTGGGCCGAATGTTTGGCTTCCACTTTCCCGTAAACTTCTTCCGCCCATATTCCGCGGTCTCTGTAACGGATTTCTGGCGCAGGTGGCACATCTCGCTGTCCAGCTGGTTTCGGGATTATCTTTACATTCCGTTGGGTGGATCAAGGGGCTCGACTTTCAGCACCTATCGAAACCTGATCATCGTGTTCCTGATAACTGGCATCTGGCATGGTGCGGCCTGGACGTTCCTTTTCTGGGGACCTACCATGGGGCCCTTCTCGTAA
- a CDS encoding alpha/beta hydrolase fold domain-containing protein: protein MAKGADDPRLDPRIRAMLATMPPPQARTAKTRDEMVANANTAEANQRAALLQQLLSQVDTESIAPSKGIDISTHEFESAPDGNTIKLQLIKPEGAGDLPCIYYIHGGGMLEFSCFDPMYQAWGRMIAHQGVAVAMVDFRNALRASSAPEIAPFPAGLNDCVSGVKWVSENASTLGIDKNAIIIAGESGGGNLTLATGLKLKQDGDIGLVRGLYPLCPYIAGSWPRADLPSSSENNGILLDLHEFGGAIAYGIEAFEARDPLAWPLFASEADVKGLPPVMISVNECDPLRDEGIAFYRLLLKAGQPAQCRNVIGTSHGLEIATHLCPDISRQTAASLAQFLRDVSA, encoded by the coding sequence ATGGCCAAAGGTGCTGACGATCCAAGGCTCGACCCGCGCATCCGCGCAATGCTGGCAACGATGCCGCCGCCACAGGCGCGAACGGCAAAAACACGCGATGAGATGGTCGCGAATGCGAATACCGCAGAGGCCAATCAGCGCGCGGCCTTGCTCCAGCAGCTCCTCTCGCAAGTCGATACAGAAAGCATCGCGCCATCAAAGGGCATCGATATCTCGACCCATGAATTTGAAAGCGCACCGGACGGCAACACGATCAAGCTGCAGCTGATCAAGCCGGAGGGCGCAGGTGACCTTCCCTGCATCTACTACATCCATGGCGGCGGGATGCTGGAGTTTTCCTGCTTCGATCCGATGTACCAAGCGTGGGGCCGGATGATCGCCCATCAGGGCGTCGCGGTGGCGATGGTCGACTTTCGTAATGCGCTGCGCGCCTCTTCAGCACCGGAAATTGCGCCTTTCCCCGCAGGCCTGAATGATTGCGTCTCTGGTGTGAAATGGGTCTCCGAAAACGCGAGCACGCTTGGCATCGACAAGAATGCCATCATCATCGCAGGCGAAAGCGGCGGCGGGAATTTGACGCTGGCCACGGGTCTGAAGCTGAAACAGGACGGTGATATCGGCCTCGTACGCGGGCTCTATCCGCTCTGCCCCTATATCGCGGGCAGCTGGCCGCGCGCTGACCTGCCTTCATCGTCGGAGAACAATGGTATCCTTCTGGACCTGCACGAATTTGGCGGGGCCATTGCCTATGGCATCGAAGCCTTCGAAGCCAGGGACCCGCTCGCCTGGCCCCTCTTTGCCAGCGAGGCGGATGTAAAAGGCCTGCCGCCCGTGATGATCAGCGTGAATGAATGCGATCCGCTGCGCGATGAGGGTATCGCCTTCTATCGCCTGCTGCTGAAAGCGGGCCAGCCTGCTCAGTGCCGCAATGTCATCGGCACCAGCCACGGCCTCGAAATCGCGACTCATCTCTGTCCCGATATCAGCCGCCAGACCGCGGCCAGTCTGGCGCAGTTCCTGCGGGATGTCTCAGCCTAG
- a CDS encoding CBS domain-containing protein gives MKIRERVEYATKPDPLVCGPDETALSAVQMMSDRNYGAIVVTDAEHNVLGLVTERDVMRKLVAGGKNPAETKVSEIMTTEVRVAKEDDNLIDWLRIMSNERFRRLPIVDEQGKLTSIMTQGDFVSYTWPDLMSQAVTLTKSTVGGAYQIFLILGAVLLYTLVVAGLFSVVM, from the coding sequence ATGAAAATCCGTGAACGTGTAGAATATGCAACCAAGCCCGATCCGCTGGTCTGCGGCCCTGATGAAACAGCACTGTCAGCCGTTCAGATGATGTCCGACCGCAATTATGGCGCGATCGTTGTGACCGATGCAGAGCACAATGTGCTGGGGCTCGTAACTGAGCGCGATGTTATGCGAAAGCTTGTCGCAGGCGGGAAAAACCCTGCCGAGACCAAGGTTTCGGAAATCATGACCACTGAAGTGCGCGTCGCCAAGGAAGACGATAATCTCATCGACTGGCTCCGCATCATGTCGAATGAGCGGTTCCGCCGCCTTCCGATTGTCGATGAGCAGGGCAAGCTGACCTCAATCATGACGCAGGGCGATTTCGTCTCATACACCTGGCCTGATTTGATGAGCCAAGCGGTTACGCTGACGAAATCGACTGTTGGCGGTGCCTATCAGATCTTCCTGATCCTCGGCGCCGTCTTGCTTTATACGCTGGTGGTCGCAGGTCTGTTCAGCGTGGTTATGTAA
- a CDS encoding trimeric intracellular cation channel family protein yields MSPDLLAAFADRFGVFVFAISGGVLAVRKEMDLLGVVVLAFLPAIGGGTLRDLLLDQPVFWLSDTLTLVLAIAGGLTAFLFYRFVSQFRALRWPDAVGMSLFAVTGAAKAMSLGHGFMVVVIMGAITASAGGLLRDVIANEEPLVLKEGELYATCALAGSAVYFGAVTLGAPEQVAFVAGMLTAFISRASGILFGIKLPRAKG; encoded by the coding sequence ATGAGCCCTGATCTTCTTGCAGCGTTTGCCGACCGGTTCGGTGTTTTCGTCTTTGCCATATCCGGCGGCGTCCTTGCGGTTCGCAAGGAAATGGATTTGCTCGGCGTGGTCGTTCTGGCCTTCCTGCCCGCCATCGGCGGCGGCACCCTGCGCGATCTGCTGCTGGACCAGCCGGTCTTCTGGCTGTCAGACACCCTCACCCTCGTCCTGGCGATTGCAGGGGGCCTGACGGCCTTTCTGTTCTACCGCTTTGTCAGCCAGTTCCGCGCGCTTCGCTGGCCGGACGCAGTTGGCATGTCGCTGTTTGCCGTGACAGGGGCCGCCAAGGCGATGTCGCTCGGGCACGGCTTTATGGTCGTGGTCATCATGGGCGCCATAACCGCCAGCGCAGGCGGCCTACTGAGGGATGTGATTGCCAATGAAGAGCCCCTGGTTCTCAAAGAAGGCGAGCTTTACGCGACCTGTGCACTGGCAGGATCTGCGGTTTACTTTGGCGCGGTCACCCTCGGCGCACCAGAGCAGGTCGCCTTCGTCGCAGGCATGCTGACGGCCTTCATTTCTCGCGCCAGTGGCATTCTATTCGGAATCAAACTGCCGCGCGCAAAAGGTTGA
- a CDS encoding N-acyl-D-amino-acid deacylase family protein codes for MLMTHDLVIRNGFVVDGTGGPGREADIAIDGGHISHVGQVSARGREEIDAKGEVVTPGFVDVHTHYDGQVTWGDSLTPSSIHGVTTAIMGNCGVGFAPCRDEDHDRLIRLMEGVEDIPFPVLSTGLPWNWESFPEYLDSLSGKSFDIDFGAQLPHAALRVFVMGERGANREDASKAEIAEMARLAGEAVRAGALGFSTSRTLNHRTSDGQPTPTLTASEEELTGIGMALKEVGKGVLQFVSDFDDPKKEAAMLRRIVETTGRPLSVSLAQSDVAPDGWRVLLGAIEQAAEDGLPMRAQVCGRPVGVLLGLDLTMNPFIAHPVYQEIRDKPLNEKVAALRDPEFRARLLASKPDTGNPFVKSLLRNFGKLFTLDAVPDYEPDATRTVEAIARARGVTPEEAALDTLLEDDGRGMLYLPFLNYANGSLDPSYEMLSSPATIPGLSDGGAHVGMICDGSFPTSMLTHWTRDRSRGPKFPLEWIVKRQTADTAHWIGLHDRGVIAPGYRADLNIIDYDNLTLHRPVILRDLPAGGRRLMQRASGYTATIVAGQTIYRDGDPTGAKPGRLVRGAQSVPAQAKVAAE; via the coding sequence ATGCTCATGACCCATGATCTAGTTATTCGAAATGGTTTCGTTGTTGACGGGACCGGCGGGCCCGGCCGTGAAGCCGATATCGCTATCGATGGCGGTCATATCAGCCATGTCGGGCAGGTCTCCGCGCGTGGCCGCGAAGAAATCGATGCAAAAGGCGAAGTGGTCACGCCCGGCTTTGTCGATGTGCACACCCATTATGATGGCCAGGTGACCTGGGGCGACAGCCTGACGCCCTCCTCCATTCACGGCGTGACAACAGCCATCATGGGCAATTGCGGAGTGGGGTTTGCGCCCTGCCGCGATGAGGATCATGACCGTCTGATCCGGCTTATGGAAGGCGTTGAGGATATTCCCTTTCCGGTCCTTTCAACGGGCCTTCCCTGGAACTGGGAGAGCTTCCCGGAATATCTTGATAGCCTTTCCGGCAAATCCTTCGACATCGATTTCGGCGCACAGCTGCCGCATGCGGCGCTTCGGGTGTTCGTCATGGGCGAGCGCGGGGCGAACCGCGAAGACGCAAGCAAGGCCGAGATCGCCGAAATGGCACGCCTTGCCGGTGAGGCCGTGCGCGCAGGCGCTCTTGGCTTTTCCACCTCCCGGACGCTCAACCATCGCACCTCCGACGGCCAGCCGACCCCGACGCTTACCGCCAGCGAGGAAGAACTGACCGGCATCGGCATGGCGCTGAAAGAAGTCGGCAAGGGCGTCCTTCAATTCGTGTCTGACTTTGACGACCCGAAGAAAGAAGCGGCCATGCTGCGCCGGATCGTCGAGACGACCGGGCGGCCTCTGTCAGTTTCACTGGCACAGTCCGATGTAGCCCCCGATGGCTGGCGCGTCCTGCTGGGGGCGATCGAACAGGCGGCTGAAGATGGCCTGCCAATGCGGGCCCAGGTCTGCGGGCGTCCGGTCGGCGTCCTGCTCGGCCTCGACCTCACCATGAACCCGTTTATCGCCCATCCGGTCTATCAGGAGATCAGGGACAAGCCGCTGAATGAGAAGGTCGCCGCCCTGCGCGACCCTGAGTTCCGGGCTCGTCTTCTGGCCTCAAAACCAGATACGGGAAACCCGTTCGTGAAAAGCCTGCTGCGCAATTTCGGCAAGCTCTTCACGCTGGACGCTGTGCCAGACTATGAGCCAGACGCGACCCGGACCGTTGAAGCCATCGCCAGAGCGCGCGGCGTCACACCGGAAGAAGCCGCGCTCGATACACTGCTGGAGGATGACGGCCGGGGCATGCTGTATCTGCCCTTCCTCAACTATGCGAACGGCTCACTCGACCCGTCCTATGAGATGCTGAGCAGCCCGGCGACCATTCCGGGTCTTTCCGATGGCGGGGCACATGTCGGCATGATCTGCGACGGCTCCTTCCCGACCAGCATGCTGACCCACTGGACCCGTGACCGCTCGCGGGGCCCGAAATTTCCGCTGGAATGGATCGTCAAACGCCAGACCGCTGACACGGCTCACTGGATCGGCCTGCACGATCGCGGCGTGATCGCGCCGGGTTACCGCGCCGACCTCAACATCATCGATTATGACAATCTGACCCTGCACCGGCCTGTCATCCTGCGCGACCTGCCAGCGGGCGGGCGCCGACTGATGCAAAGGGCGAGCGGCTATACCGCAACCATCGTTGCTGGTCAGACGATCTACCGCGACGGCGACCCGACGGGCGCGAAACCTGGACGTCTCGTGCGCGGCGCGCAAAGCGTCCCGGCGCAGGCGAAGGTCGCCGCCGAGTAG